From a single Pseudophryne corroboree isolate aPseCor3 chromosome 6, aPseCor3.hap2, whole genome shotgun sequence genomic region:
- the LOC134935970 gene encoding zinc finger protein 605-like: MMSLPGERYQCSECDKRCRWKSELLKHQRSHTGERPYKCSECSKCFSGKSALVIHERSHTGEKPFKCSECSKCFSSKGQLVIHERSHTGEKPYKCSECSKCFTSKVNLVTHQRSHTGEKPFHCSECSKCFPNKSHLLSHQWIHTGEKPFKCSECSKCFTSRLMLITHQRSHTGEKPFQCSECSKYFCSKQQLVTHQKIHTGEKPFQCPDCSKYFSSKRQLVMHQRSHTGEKPFKCSECSKSFTSKQKLVMHQRIHTGEKPFQCSECSKCFTCKPHLVIHQRIHTGEKPFKCSECSKCFTSKPHLVRHQRIHTGEKPFKCSECSKCFTFKINLVMHQRIHTGEKPFKCSECSKCFTFKINLVMHQRIRTGEKPFKCSECSKCFTSKQTLVMHHRIHTGEKL, translated from the coding sequence ATGATGAGTCTACCAGGAGAGAGATATCAGTGCTCCGAGTGTGACAAACGTTGCAGATGGAAATCAGAGCTTCTcaaacatcagaggagtcacacaggagagagaccgtATAAATGTTcagaatgcagcaaatgtttttccgGGAAGTCGgcgcttgttatacatgagaggagtcacacaggagagaaaccatttaaatgctctgaatgcagcaaatgtttttctTCCAAGGGacaacttgttatacatgagaggagtcacacaggagagaaaccatataaatgctctgaatgtagcaagtgttttacctCCAAGGTAAACCTTGTTactcatcagaggagtcacacaggagagaaaccatttcattgctctgaatgtagcaagtgttttcccAATAAGTCACATCTTCTCAGTCATCagtggattcacacaggagagaagccatttaaatgctctgaatgtagcaagtgttttacctccaggctaatgctcattacacatcagaggagtcacaccggagagaagccatttcaatgctctgaatgtagTAAATATTTTTGTTCAAAgcaacaacttgttacacatcagaagattcacacaggagagaaaccatttcagtGCCCTGATTGTAGCAAGTATTTTTCTTCCAAGCGACAACTTGTTatgcatcagaggagtcacacaggagagaaaccatttaaatgctctgaatgtagcaaatcTTTTACCTCCAAGCAAAAACTTGTtatgcatcagagaattcacacaggagagaaaccatttcaatgctctgaatgtagcaagtgttttacctGCAAACCTCATCTTGtcatacatcagaggattcacacaggagagaaaccatttaaatgctctgaatgtagcaagtgttttacctCCAAACCTCATCTTGTcagacatcagaggattcacaccggagagaaaccatttaaatgctctgaatgtagcaagtgttttacctTCAAGATAAACCTTGTTatgcatcagaggattcacacaggagagaaaccatttaaatgctctgaatgtagcaagtgttttacctTCAAGATAAACCTTGTTATGCATCAGAGGATtcgcacaggagagaaaccatttaaatgctctgaatgtagcaagtgttttacttCCAAGCAAACACTTGTTATGCATcacaggattcacacaggagagaaactatAA